The Cellulophaga sp. L1A9 genome window below encodes:
- a CDS encoding flotillin family protein, translated as MLLLPLQLGGGSATLLTIGFVILFFFIIIISFIRRYKRCPSDRILVVYGKVGGGNSARCIHGGAAFIWPVVQDYQFLDLTPISIEVNLVNALSKQNIRVNVPSRFTIGVSTEPGVMQNAAERLLGLGQNEIQELAQEIIFGQLRLVVASMDIEEINSDRDKFLTNISQSVESELKKVGLKLINVNITDIVDESGYIEALGKEAAAHAINAARKSVAEKNRDGSIGEANAVQDERTQVAAANAQAVEGENIAKINVANSDSLRRQREAEAERTAIASEKVQTAKALEESYAAEQLAELARAERVRSSQMADIVVPAEIDKKKVEIDAEANAERTRRIAKGEADAILFKAQAEAQGLLEILTKQAQGLDQIVKAAGNNPKDAVLLLVADKLPELVKTQAEAIKNIKIDKITVWDSGAKSADGKGSTANFISGMYKSVPPLQEMFNMAGMQLPEYLKGKDMPAEEVKEVASDSSAPKKDDSEA; from the coding sequence ATGCTATTATTACCCTTACAATTAGGCGGAGGTTCCGCTACTTTGCTGACCATTGGTTTTGTAATTTTATTCTTTTTTATCATTATTATTTCCTTTATCAGGAGGTATAAACGTTGTCCTTCAGATCGTATCCTTGTAGTGTATGGTAAAGTGGGTGGTGGTAATTCTGCACGCTGTATTCATGGTGGAGCGGCTTTTATTTGGCCAGTAGTTCAAGACTATCAATTTTTAGATTTAACCCCTATTTCTATAGAGGTTAACTTGGTAAATGCGTTGAGTAAGCAGAACATTCGTGTAAATGTGCCTTCTAGATTTACAATAGGGGTATCAACAGAGCCGGGTGTAATGCAAAATGCAGCAGAACGTTTGCTTGGTTTAGGGCAAAACGAAATTCAGGAATTGGCACAAGAAATTATTTTTGGACAGTTGCGTTTGGTCGTAGCATCAATGGATATTGAAGAAATTAACTCGGATAGGGATAAATTTTTAACGAATATTTCTCAGAGTGTAGAATCAGAGCTAAAGAAAGTGGGGCTAAAGTTAATCAACGTAAACATTACAGATATTGTTGATGAATCTGGATATATTGAAGCTTTAGGTAAAGAGGCAGCGGCACATGCAATAAATGCGGCACGTAAATCGGTAGCAGAGAAAAACAGAGATGGTTCTATTGGAGAGGCTAATGCCGTACAGGATGAACGTACTCAGGTTGCGGCAGCAAATGCACAGGCGGTTGAAGGAGAAAACATTGCGAAAATTAATGTTGCAAATTCAGATTCATTACGTCGTCAAAGAGAGGCAGAAGCAGAGCGTACAGCAATCGCTTCAGAAAAAGTGCAAACGGCAAAAGCATTGGAAGAATCGTATGCGGCAGAACAATTAGCAGAATTGGCAAGGGCAGAACGTGTTCGTAGTTCTCAAATGGCAGATATTGTTGTTCCTGCAGAAATTGATAAGAAAAAAGTTGAGATTGATGCGGAAGCTAATGCAGAGCGTACAAGACGTATAGCAAAAGGGGAAGCAGATGCAATTTTATTTAAGGCACAAGCAGAAGCACAAGGTTTATTAGAAATTTTAACCAAGCAAGCGCAAGGTCTTGATCAGATAGTGAAAGCAGCGGGTAATAATCCAAAAGATGCTGTGTTGTTATTGGTTGCAGATAAACTTCCAGAATTAGTTAAAACGCAAGCAGAAGCTATTAAGAATATAAAAATTGATAAAATTACTGTTTGGGATTCTGGTGCAAAATCTGCGGATGGAAAAGGTTCTACAGCTAATTTTATCTCAGGAATGTACAAGTCAGTTCCGCCTTTACAAGAAATGTTTAACATGGCAGGAATGCAATTGCCAGAATATTTAAAAGGTAAAGATATGCCTGCAGAAGAAGTTAAAGAGGTAGCTAGCGATAGTTCAGCACCTAAAAAGGATGATTCTGAAGCATAA
- the bioB gene encoding biotin synthase BioB, with translation MSEKRYNWTKEEILEIYNKPMMELLYDAATIHRENHDPNTVQVSTLLSIKTGGCPEDCGYCPQAARYHTGLEGNDLMTVPHVKAQALRAKASGSSRVCMGAAWRNVKDGPEFDQVLEMVRTINKLDMEVCCTLGMITENQAKRLAEAGLYAYNHNLDTSEDYYKDVISTRAFEDRLDTISNVRKTNVTVCSGGIIGMGEKLEDRAGMLVALASLNPQPESTPINALVAVEGTPMEDIEPIAIWDMLRMVATTRIVMPETQVRLSAGRTEMSREGQAMCFFAGANSIFAGDKLLTTPNPDVNDDMEMFKLLGLNPQKPFTKVSQPKTVEAQDSEFQTLGEKPKWTRPGHTIERNETAKAKAKLS, from the coding sequence ATGAGCGAGAAAAGATACAACTGGACAAAAGAGGAAATACTTGAGATCTATAACAAACCAATGATGGAATTGTTGTATGATGCTGCTACAATACACAGAGAAAATCATGACCCAAATACGGTTCAAGTATCTACTTTGCTATCTATAAAAACAGGAGGTTGCCCAGAAGATTGTGGATACTGTCCGCAAGCGGCAAGATACCATACAGGTCTAGAAGGGAATGATTTAATGACTGTTCCTCATGTAAAAGCACAAGCGTTAAGAGCAAAAGCTTCAGGAAGTTCAAGAGTATGTATGGGAGCTGCATGGCGTAATGTAAAAGACGGACCAGAATTTGATCAAGTTTTAGAAATGGTGAGAACTATTAATAAGCTAGATATGGAGGTTTGTTGTACTTTGGGTATGATTACTGAAAACCAAGCAAAACGTTTAGCAGAAGCGGGCTTATATGCTTACAATCATAATTTAGATACTTCAGAAGATTATTATAAAGATGTTATTTCTACAAGAGCATTTGAAGATCGTTTAGATACGATTAGTAATGTGCGTAAAACGAATGTTACCGTTTGTAGTGGTGGTATCATCGGTATGGGTGAGAAGTTAGAGGATAGAGCAGGGATGTTAGTTGCTTTAGCATCACTTAATCCGCAACCAGAATCTACGCCTATCAATGCATTAGTTGCTGTAGAAGGTACGCCAATGGAAGATATAGAGCCAATAGCAATTTGGGATATGCTTAGAATGGTAGCGACAACAAGAATTGTTATGCCAGAAACACAAGTGCGTTTATCTGCAGGAAGAACAGAAATGAGCAGAGAAGGCCAAGCAATGTGTTTTTTCGCTGGAGCAAATTCAATTTTTGCTGGTGATAAATTATTGACGACTCCAAATCCTGATGTAAACGATGATATGGAAATGTTTAAACTTTTAGGTTTAAACCCTCAGAAACCATTTACTAAAGTTTCTCAGCCTAAAACAGTAGAAGCTCAAGATTCTGAGTTTCAAACCTTAGGTGAAAAACCAAAATGGACTAGACCTGGTCATACTATTGAACGTAACGAAACAGCTAAGGCTAAGGCAAAATTGTCTTAA
- a CDS encoding glycosyltransferase family 39 protein, protein MLTKLLNRLSPENNNLKNKSVFFILIIVSFLIRLPFFFRDYIDRDESTFIIMGQSWVNGHLPYMELWDLKPPLNFLFFAAIIYPFGKSIFLIRLFGAIIVAITSFYTYKIALEVSTKKVAFWCAIFCIFFQSLFGSMQGVMSEHISIVFFIPGLYLILKHKEWYWVLASGIFMGLTAMVKLNMAYPIALIGLFYVYTYWKSKDFKVGIRNTFLYGFGIIMVIALTVLPYYLNGNITLWWNSVIEAPMMYANSKRNALLSFAPLLLVILLFLYLAQRKKIFDFSNTAIQLLSLVTIAVYLSFVKGGRLNGHYLIQLYPTLLILVGMAVSKIPVVVKKIHKVFIVLLLLIIPIESYVEYFAIIKNKIEKGTFYNGEGIEVTNYLKENNIDFNNILFTEYHIGYWFLNANPPTKAATHPSNICRSELFPYSENPRKTVFEEIQYILEIKQPQIIVKKEGSQLLDKRLIDENIYVNAYLEKKYTPIKTIGKAVLYQRLK, encoded by the coding sequence ATGCTTACAAAGCTCTTAAATCGTTTAAGTCCTGAAAATAACAATCTTAAAAATAAAAGTGTATTCTTTATTCTAATCATAGTATCCTTTTTAATCCGATTGCCATTTTTTTTCAGGGATTATATTGATCGTGATGAGAGCACCTTTATTATCATGGGACAGTCGTGGGTTAATGGTCATTTACCCTATATGGAGCTTTGGGATTTAAAGCCTCCGCTTAATTTTTTGTTTTTTGCAGCCATCATTTATCCTTTCGGGAAAAGTATATTTTTAATTCGCCTTTTCGGTGCTATCATCGTGGCAATAACTTCTTTCTACACCTATAAAATAGCACTTGAAGTAAGTACAAAAAAAGTTGCTTTTTGGTGTGCCATCTTCTGTATTTTCTTTCAAAGTTTATTTGGGAGTATGCAAGGTGTAATGTCTGAACATATTTCAATTGTCTTCTTTATACCGGGACTATATCTTATCCTAAAACACAAAGAATGGTATTGGGTATTAGCCTCTGGGATATTCATGGGCTTAACGGCTATGGTTAAATTAAATATGGCCTATCCTATTGCCTTAATTGGACTCTTTTACGTCTACACGTATTGGAAAAGTAAAGATTTTAAAGTAGGCATAAGAAATACGTTTTTATACGGTTTTGGAATTATCATGGTCATTGCATTAACGGTGCTCCCCTATTACTTAAATGGAAATATCACTTTATGGTGGAACTCTGTTATTGAAGCCCCAATGATGTATGCAAATTCTAAACGAAACGCCCTTCTTAGTTTTGCTCCACTATTACTTGTAATCCTACTCTTTTTATATTTGGCTCAACGAAAAAAAATATTTGATTTTAGCAATACAGCTATCCAATTATTATCCTTAGTAACTATAGCAGTGTATTTATCCTTTGTAAAAGGTGGTCGTTTAAATGGTCACTATTTAATACAGCTATACCCTACACTATTAATCCTGGTAGGGATGGCCGTTAGCAAAATTCCTGTAGTCGTAAAGAAAATACATAAAGTGTTCATAGTACTGCTTCTTCTTATAATACCCATTGAAAGTTATGTGGAGTATTTCGCAATTATAAAAAACAAAATTGAAAAAGGCACTTTTTATAATGGCGAAGGCATTGAAGTTACCAATTATTTAAAAGAAAATAACATCGATTTTAACAACATATTATTTACAGAATACCATATTGGTTACTGGTTTTTAAATGCAAACCCACCCACTAAGGCAGCAACACACCCTAGTAATATATGTAGATCAGAATTATTCCCTTATTCAGAAAACCCTAGGAAAACTGTTTTTGAAGAGATCCAGTATATCCTAGAAATTAAACAACCACAAATTATCGTAAAGAAAGAAGGGAGTCAACTTTTAGATAAAAGATTAATCGATGAAAATATTTACGTTAATGCCTATTTAGAAAAAAAGTACACACCCATTAAAACAATTGGTAAGGCCGTTCTTTACCAGCGTTTAAAGTAA
- the bioA gene encoding adenosylmethionine--8-amino-7-oxononanoate transaminase, whose translation MEKLSDRDKKHIWHPLTQHKLHPTMLAIAKAKGCILTDEDGKEYIDGISSWYTSAYGHCNDFIIERVYAQMQQLDQVVFSGFTHEPAVKLSEELIKILPPNQEKIFFSDNGSTATEIGIKMALQYHFNKGDKRTVLLAFDNAFHGDTFGAMSVSGLSVYNGPFADFFIAVERVATPTKENIAEVLEKLEKRLQKNDIAGFIYEPLIQGAAAMQMHDPEGLEKIITLLKKYGVITVADEVMTGFGKTGKYFASDHLAVKPDVICMSKALTAGMVPMAATSCTQQVYDAFYSADMSKGLFHGHTYTANPLACAAALAGIALLTSNEMQENIQRVIAAHKNFDLEIKSHPKVARTRQTGTIYALDLAIEMERYGDLRDKLMNHFMSQGVFLRPLGSTIYISAPYVITDEQLRKIYDSIKAVLELI comes from the coding sequence TTGGAAAAACTTTCAGACAGAGATAAAAAACACATTTGGCATCCATTAACCCAACATAAGTTGCATCCTACCATGTTGGCTATTGCAAAAGCAAAAGGATGTATTTTAACAGATGAAGATGGTAAGGAATATATTGATGGAATTTCATCTTGGTATACAAGTGCTTACGGTCATTGCAATGATTTTATCATAGAACGCGTATACGCGCAAATGCAACAACTAGATCAGGTAGTTTTTAGTGGTTTTACCCATGAGCCTGCAGTAAAACTATCTGAAGAGCTCATAAAAATATTACCTCCAAATCAAGAAAAAATATTTTTCTCAGACAACGGTTCTACAGCTACCGAAATTGGAATAAAAATGGCCTTGCAATATCACTTTAACAAGGGGGATAAGCGGACTGTTTTATTGGCTTTCGACAATGCTTTTCATGGAGATACCTTTGGGGCAATGTCTGTTTCTGGCCTGTCGGTTTATAACGGTCCTTTTGCAGATTTTTTTATTGCTGTAGAGCGTGTAGCAACGCCAACAAAAGAAAATATTGCGGAAGTTTTAGAGAAATTAGAAAAGCGCCTGCAAAAAAATGATATTGCAGGGTTTATCTACGAGCCACTAATACAGGGGGCAGCTGCAATGCAGATGCACGATCCAGAAGGTTTAGAAAAAATAATAACGCTATTGAAGAAGTATGGTGTGATTACCGTTGCCGATGAGGTGATGACGGGATTTGGAAAAACTGGAAAATATTTTGCTTCAGATCATCTAGCTGTAAAACCAGACGTAATCTGTATGTCTAAAGCATTAACCGCAGGTATGGTTCCTATGGCAGCGACAAGTTGTACGCAGCAAGTATATGATGCTTTTTATAGTGCAGATATGTCAAAAGGCTTGTTTCATGGGCATACATATACTGCAAATCCATTAGCATGTGCAGCAGCATTAGCGGGAATAGCATTGCTTACTTCTAATGAAATGCAAGAGAATATTCAGCGCGTAATCGCAGCACATAAAAATTTCGATTTAGAAATAAAAAGTCATCCTAAAGTAGCACGGACAAGGCAAACCGGAACTATTTATGCACTTGATTTGGCTATTGAGATGGAACGCTATGGGGATTTGCGTGATAAGTTGATGAATCATTTCATGAGTCAAGGTGTATTTTTACGTCCCTTAGGAAGTACTATTTATATTTCTGCACCTTATGTTATCACTGATGAGCAGCTGCGAAAAATTTACGATAGTATAAAAGCAGTTTTAGAATTAATTTAG
- a CDS encoding beta-ketoacyl synthase N-terminal-like domain-containing protein, whose translation MNSPISITAIASISPLGISQKEVWEQYLSDDTALSKLSFDEIDTWVGTLSAQAKDEILTLKKSDSKYKNLDDSVLFALFASREAMKAAGWSKDANFGVNIGSSRGATSLFEKYHEEYLKNKTSSTLASPTTTLGNISSWIAHDLQTQGPEISHSITCSTALHALLNGYAWIKSGMVDKFMVGGSEAPLTPFTIAQIRALKIYARDTPASEQSKNVAAEPGKSYPCQAFNLEKTQNTMVLGEGASVVCLEQGVPENALAIIEGIGYATEVLEHNISISTDAVCFQRSMKMALGELNSDEVDVIVLHAPGTIKGDSSEIKAIEKIFCNKVPFLTTNKWKIGHTFGASGMLSLELALLMMQHQKAIKVPYVTYDSVPKKIARVVVNAVGFGGNAVSILLKRVE comes from the coding sequence TTGAATTCACCAATATCTATTACCGCAATAGCCTCGATTTCTCCATTAGGAATTTCGCAAAAAGAAGTTTGGGAGCAGTATCTAAGTGATGATACGGCGCTCTCTAAATTAAGTTTTGATGAGATTGATACTTGGGTTGGTACGCTTAGTGCACAGGCGAAGGATGAAATATTGACATTAAAAAAATCGGATAGTAAATATAAGAATTTAGATGATAGTGTATTGTTTGCTTTGTTTGCTTCCCGAGAAGCAATGAAAGCGGCAGGATGGTCAAAAGATGCTAATTTTGGGGTAAATATAGGTTCCTCAAGAGGTGCAACATCACTTTTTGAAAAATACCACGAGGAATATCTCAAAAACAAGACGTCTTCTACATTAGCGTCTCCTACAACAACCTTGGGGAATATTTCTTCTTGGATAGCACACGATTTGCAAACACAGGGTCCAGAAATATCACACTCTATAACTTGTTCCACAGCGCTGCATGCGTTATTAAATGGGTATGCTTGGATAAAAAGTGGTATGGTAGATAAGTTTATGGTAGGTGGTAGTGAAGCGCCATTAACCCCATTTACTATCGCTCAAATTAGAGCACTGAAAATTTATGCTAGAGATACCCCTGCTTCAGAGCAAAGTAAAAACGTGGCAGCTGAACCCGGGAAAAGCTACCCTTGCCAAGCTTTTAACTTAGAGAAAACGCAAAATACTATGGTTTTGGGTGAAGGTGCTTCTGTGGTTTGTTTAGAACAAGGAGTTCCTGAAAATGCTTTAGCAATTATAGAAGGTATTGGCTATGCAACAGAGGTCTTAGAACATAATATTTCTATTTCTACAGATGCTGTTTGTTTTCAACGTTCTATGAAAATGGCTTTAGGAGAATTAAATTCTGATGAGGTAGATGTGATTGTACTTCATGCGCCAGGAACTATTAAAGGTGATTCTTCAGAAATAAAAGCAATTGAGAAAATATTTTGTAACAAAGTTCCGTTCTTAACTACTAATAAGTGGAAGATAGGTCATACGTTCGGAGCTTCGGGCATGTTGAGTTTAGAATTAGCACTACTAATGATGCAACATCAAAAAGCAATTAAAGTTCCTTACGTAACGTATGATTCCGTTCCCAAAAAAATAGCAAGAGTAGTCGTAAATGCTGTTGGCTTTGGAGGGAATGCGGTGAGTATCTTACTTAAAAGAGTAGAATAA